The sequence CAGGTGACGGGCTCGCACCACTAATCTCTTCAACCGTACGCAATACCGCTTCACAGTTCGGGGTCGATTCAACCCCTCTTGCGATTTGTCTGGCGATACTTCTGGTAGAACCGTGGCGGCTGTAATACAGAATGATTATCTGACAGATCATAGAATCTCTAAAACTTGCTCCGGAGGACGGCCGTGACGCGCTTTTCCATTGTTAACCACGACAGGGCGTTCCATTAGCTTCGGGTTTTCTGCCATGGCTGAAAACAGCTCTTCATCAGAAGCGTCGGCTAGATTAAGCTCTTTATAGATGTCTTCTTTGGTACGCATCATGCCTCTCACTTCATCTAATTCAAGCTGAGCATAAAGTGATTTTAACTCTTCAACACTGAGTGGCGTTTCAAGGTATTTAATGATCTCTGGCTGGACGTTGTTTTCTTCCAGCAGAGCCAGGGTCTGGCGGCTCTTTGAACAGCGTGGATTGTGATAAATCACGACAGACATAAACTTAACTCCTGTTTTTATTGTAAGGCTAAGAAACGTTCTCTTTGAACCATAAGTTGGTCTATCCGAGCATCGTATCTCGCTTGTTGTAAACTTCCTAGCTCAGCGAGTTGACTCGCCTGAGTGTAGTACTGAATGGCTTTATTCCAATTTGCTTTGAGCGCGAGAATCTCTGCACGAGCTGCTAGGTCTTCACTACTGTTACCTGCACGAATATTCGCTTCTGATAGTAAATGCCAGCCATTCACATCATTAGGATTGTCATGGGTGTATCGTTGAAGAACACGTATGGCATCGTCAAATTTTTCAAGCTTTATAAGCACGTTGGCATAGTTGATCGTAATGACGGCGTTATTTGGAGAGGCTTTAAGTGCTTTAACAAGCATGGTTTCCGCTTTACCCGACTGCTCTTGATGAATGTACAAATCCGATAATGCATCGAGATAAAAAGCATTGTTTGGGTCATTTTTTACTAATGCGTGTAGCAGGGTGCTCGCCTGATCTAACTCTTTATTGTCAAGGTGCACTAAGGCTCGCCCATATTGGAACGCGGGTTTCAAGTTGGCTGGTGATTTTTTCTCTGCTCTATCAAACCAATCATGTGCCGCTTTTGCACCCACGTCTGTATAACGTGCAATCACACGAGCGCGAGTAAGGTGGTAGTCTAATGAAGCTGACACATGTGCTTTGGGATAGGATTGAGCTCTGGCTCGGCTATCGGTAATGCGGTCTTCAGGCAATGGGTGGGTGAGCAGCATTGGTGGCGGTTTGCTCGCATAACGATATTCGTCGGCTAATCGGCCAAAAAATCGCGGCATCGCCTGAGCTTCGAACCCAGCTTTTGCTAGTGTTGCTATACCGAAGTTATCCGCTTCTTTCTCATTACTACGGGTGTAGTTAATCTGGCCTTGCATATTACCTGCAGTTGTCGCTGTAATCGCTGCCATACCCGCTTGTGGAGACGCAATAGCAAGCAGTAACGATCCGGCTAAGGCTGCGATCGTCGCTGGTGTTCGTTTGGCTTGCTCTTCCATACTACGAGCGAGATGTCGCTGGGTCACGTGAGCTATTTCGTGAGCAACAACGGACGCAAGTTCACTTTCGCTTTGCGCATGAAGAAATAGACCAGAATGTAACGCGACATAACCGCCAAAAAAGGCAAATGCGTTGATGTTCCTGTCGCGAATCATGAAGAAAGTAAACGGTGTTTTCACATCGTCCGCTTTCGCAACCAGCTGGTGTCCTAAGTTACTGATGTACTCATTTATAACGGGGTCGTTAACAATCGGTTTGCCACTGCGAAGCATACGCATATAGGCATCACCGTATTGCAGTTCTTGAGCGATGGACAAAGTACCACTAGCCGTTGTTCCTATATCCGGAAGTTCGAGGCTGTTAGCCATTGTTGATGGCGAGATGAGAGCCGAAGCAATACAAAGGCACAGCAATGAACGCGTACGTTTAAACATAAATTGTAAATGATACTCCGTTGAAATAGTTGTCTAGACCATGGTTGTTGGTTTGACAGATATATCTTTTGACACCGCTTCAGTCGGAAGGTTTCCCAAACTGCGACTTACATCTAAAGTACTGCGCCTCTTTGGTTCGTCAGAAGTAAGTTAAAGTGTACAGACGGTTTCTATTTACACTGACGCGTGTAAAAAAACACTATACAATGCTCAACATGATAAGCATCGAGCGAAAGAATGGAACCTAATATTTTGGATTTACGCCAAGAGCGATGCCCATTGGCGCTGTTACTTGCTAAACGTCACACTAATGGGTTAGAAATTGGCGAAGAAATCCACATTTTAGTTAGTGACCCTAGCTCGTTTAGTGATATAAAGAAATATCTTCAAAAGCAAATGGTTAAATTGACTTGTGAAGATTTGGATGGCTACTTCCGTATGCACGTGACGAAGGAAATTTGTTAAATGTTTGAAATGGTAAGTCGTTGGTATAAACGACGCTTCTCGGATCCTCACGCAGCCAGTCTTATTGCCATTCTTCTATTTGGTTTTATTACTATCTATTTCTTTGGCAACCTGATTGCACCATTACTTGTGGCGATAGTGCTTGCTTATCTTTTAGAGTGGCCAGTTGTACAATTATCTCGCGTAGGCATTCCTCGTACACTCGCAGTCATCTTTGTCGTTTTAGGCTTTATTAGCGTTATGCTAATTGCCGTATTTGGTTTAGTTCCGACTATTTGGAATCAGGTGGGTAACCTCATTAATGATATTCCAACTATGTACGGCGGCTTGCAAAAAGTCATTGCGGAACTTCCTAAGCGCTACCCTGAACTTGAAAATTTAGAAATTGTTGAGTCCATTGCAACGAATGCCAAAAACCAAGTGCTAATAATGGGAGAGTCCGTTTTAAAAGGCTCTTTGGCGTCACTGGTGAGCATAGCAACGTTAGCGGTTTACTTGATTTTAGTGCCTCTACTCGTGTTCTTTTTGCTAAAAGACAAACAAGAGATGATCCAAATGGCGAGTGGTATTCTGCCGCGTAATCGTCGTCTTGCTAACAAAGTATGGCTTGAGATGAACGAGCAGATCTCCAACTATATTCGCGGCAAAGTGATGGAAATTCTGATTGTAGGTGGCATCAGCTACATCACGTTTGCCATCTTAGATCTTCGCTACTCTGTATTGCTAGCGGTCGCTGTTGGATTGTCTGTACTCATCCCTTACATAGGTGCGGCAGCAGTGACTGTCCCCGTCGCAATGGTCGGTTTGTTCCAATGGGGGCTGACGTCAGATTTTTATTGGCTTTTATTGGCATACGGAATTATTCAAGCGTTAGATGGCAATGTACTTGTGCCGGTCTTATTTTCTGAAGCGGTGAATTTGCATCCTGTCGCTATCATTATCGCTGTACTTGTTTTTGGCGGTTTGTGGGGCTTCTGGGGCGTCTTTTTTGCCATTCCTCTTGCGACTTTAGTCAAAGCCGTTTGGCACGCACTTCCAAGTTCTGATGAAGATGACGAGAAACAAGCCGAAGCGTAGTGGATGAAACTTTTGACGTAAGCATTTGATAGGCTGAAAGGCTAAACTTGCTAAGGTCATGTTTGGATCGACAATGAAAAACGCCAGCATTTCGCTGGCGTTATGTATTTATGTATAAAACAACTTATTTGTTTTCGTTCAGGTAATTCAGAACCACTTCGTGGTGATCTTTTGTCTTGAATTTATTGAACACGTGCTCAATCACACCATCTTCATTAATTAGGAAGCTGATACGGTGTAGGCCATCATAAACCTTACCCATAAATTTTTTCTCGCCCCATACGCCGAACTGCTCAGCAACCGCATGATCTTCGTCTGAAAGCAGCGTGAAGTTTAGGTTATCGCGCTCAATGAACTTACCCAGACGTTTTACAGGATCAATACTGACGCCCAGTACAACGACATTGTGTGCATCCAATTCGGCTTTTACATCACGCAAGCCCTGAGCTTGTACTGTACAGCCTGGTGTCATTGCTTTCGGGTAAAAGTAAAACAGGACTTTTTTGCCCGCGAAGTCAGAAAGTGCCACTGTATTACCATCTTGGTCTAGCAGTGAAAAGGCTGGGGCTGGAGCGCCTGCAGTTAGGGTGTTCATTATTTTTCCTTTATCTATTGGCTGTTTTTAATGAAATTTAATGAGCCTTGCACGTTTAACTCTTTGCAAAGCTGCTCAAACTCTTCTTGAAGCTGCATTAAGTTACACTCGGAATCGACAATTGCAGTCATGGCTATGTGGAACTGGTTGGAATCGGTTGCCAGCTTTTCTTTTCCAATCGTCTGTGCACTCAACGATGAAAGGCCAATCTCTTTATTAGCAAAAAACTGCGTAAAGTGCTCGGTAAGGCCGGGTTTATCATCGGACTCAATGAAAACTTCAAGAGTGTAAGAGCTATCAAGAGGCTCATGGGTGGAAGTCCGCTTCATGATGGTAATCAGGCTTTGTTCCTGTCCCAGAAGAGGAAGCGTTGTTTCAACGCGAGTAATGGCCCCGTTAGTACCAGAGAGCAGCATGATTAAGGTGAATTCATTACCAAATAGGGCAATGCGACTATCAACAATGTTGCATCCGGACTGTGTTACCAGGTGAACAACTTGGTTGCACACCCCTGGGCGGTCTGTTCCTACCGCAGTAATCACCAAATGTTGAGTCATAGTATCACTTCTATCTTGTTAGGATTATTAATACGTTAGCTTAGCACATATGGCGGCCAGAAAAATGGGGCTACCGCGCTTTAGAATCATTTTTAGTCAGTTGTTCTTTGCCGGCGAATTTCCTTACTCTGGACTGACATCTCCGCAAATAAAAGGCGTAATTTGCCAGATATCTAACATCTGATAAATATTCATTCATTTAGGTGATTTAAGCGGTGTTAAGCGCTTGTCTTTTTCAATCGCCTTACAGTACCATGCAGAAAGCCAAGAAATGAGGGAGAAGGACATGTTTTCAGGAAGTATCGTAGCGTTAATTACACCGTTTAATCGTGATGGTGAAGTTGATTATGGCAGCTTGAAGAGGCTGGTTGACTATCATGTAGAGTCTGGTTCAGACGGTATTGTAGCGGTTGGAACGACGGGTGAGTCGTCAACGCTTACAGTTGAAGAGCATGTCAAAGTTGTCCTAAAAACAGTAGAGTTTGCTGATGGCCGTATTCCAATCATTGCTGGAACTGGCGCGAATGCCACTCATGAATCTGTAACGTTCAGCCGTTTGCTTAATAATTCGGGCATCTCTGGTTGTTTAAGTGTGACACCTTATTACAACAAGCCTACGCAAGAGGGTTTGTACCTGCACTATAAAGCGATAGCTGAAGAAAGTGACGTACCACAAATTCTGTACAATGTACCAGGAAGAACGGCGGTAGATCTGCACCCAGAGACAGTGGCACGTCTATCCGAAATTGATAACATCGTTGCATTAAAAGATGCGACCGGTGATTTAAGCAGAATTGCAATTCATCGTGAACTTTGTGGCGAAGATTTTATCTTACTAAGTGGTGATGATGCGACGGGCCTAGATTTTGTTAAGCAAGGCGGCCAAGGTGTAATCTCTGTAACGAATAATATTGCAGCAGCAGATATGGCGACAATGTTCAGACTTGCGAGAGAAGGTAGGTTTGAAGAAGCTGAAGTGATTAATCAGCGATTAATGCCTCTTCACAAAAACCTGTTTATTGAGTCCAGCCCGATCCCAGTAAAATGGGCCGCACACAAAATGGGTTTGATTGCGAACGGCAGCCTTCGATTGCCAATGACGGAACTGTCCGAAAGTGCTCGTCCGATTGTTGCTCAAGCAATGGTGGAAGCTTGCATCTGCTAAATTTTAGATGATATGCCGAAGTGAGTTCTTCGGCATTTACTTATCAGGAGTTTCAATGAAATTGTCACGTCAGCTAGTACTAAGTTCGCTAGCTGTTTTTGTTTTATCCGCATGTTCAAGTAGCCCTACACAGCGACGTCAGGCGAAAGATGACTTCGAATATTTGAATACCACTCCGCTGAAAGTGTGGAAATTGGCGGATGATGCCACTCCGCAGTTTTATGCTAACTACAATATCCCTCAAGGTGACTTTAAAGGCGGCGTTGGACAAAATGTTGATATTCGTCCTCCTCAGGAAGTCTTGGAGCTGATTCCCGGTGCACGCGTCGAAAGCAAGCTTGGTGAAACGACACTTTGGCTGCTGCGTGAAGATGAATTAGAGAAAGTTTGGCAAACGGCATTAGGCATGCTCGATAGACGAGATATTGGTATTCGTGAGCAAAGTGATTCTAAGATCGTTACTGACTGGGTGGTATGGAAATCAGAAGATGAAGATACCGACGTCGGCGCACGTTATGAAATCAGAAAAGTAGAAAGTAACGGTCGCTATGGCTTCCATTTATCTCTGATTGACTGGCAGCAGGGCGGCGTGGAAAAAACGATTACGTCTACCAATAAAGAGCGTTATAACACGCTTATGACGAATTTGGTGACGGCTCGTTACGATCTTGAGTTGCGCGAAGAAGCGGCAAGAAAAGCCCAAGAGTTAGTGAAATACATTCCAATCACCATGGGCTCGGACCGAAGTGGCTTCCCTGTGATTATTGCGCGTACGTCATACGATACGTTGTGGCCGCGTCTACCAGCATTGTTGCCAAAGTTTGGTTTTACTATCGAAGAGCGTAACCAGTCTCAAGGTACGATAAAAGCGAAATATTCATCTCCAGATGACGAGTTTTGGGAAGATATTGGCGTGAAACCGATCGAGCTAAAATCGGGTGTTTACACCTTCTTGTTAGGCGATTTAGGAAACCGTACATCCATTAACGTGACCGACTCTTCAGGTAAACCTGTTGAAGAACAGTTACTGAAAGATATGGCACCTGTCATTAGTGCTGTGATTTCGAAACAAGATTAATCATTAGCAGTGAAACCTCGCTAAAACTTACTTTTCGCTTGGTTATTGTTGCGGTTTATAGATTGGCTAATCTTAGATGAAAAAAAAGCTGACCCATTGAAGGTCAGCTTTTTTGTATGTGCGGGATAGGGCTACAGAATCATTGCTGCAATCCAGCCGAAAACGATAAGTGGGATATTGTAGTGAATAAATGTTGGTACTACTGTTTCCCAGATATGTTCGTGTTGTTCATCGGCATTTAGACCAGATGTCGGACCTAGCGTCGAATCTGACGCTGGGGAGCCCGCATCACCGAGTGCTGCCGCTGTACCGACTAGTGCTACTGTTGCCATTGGTGAGAAGCCAAATGCAAGTGCTAGTGGGACATAGATTGTGGCAATAATTGGAATGGTCGAGAACGAAGAACCAATGCCCATAGTGACCAATAAACCGACAACGAGCATCAGTAGGGCAGCCAGTGGTTTGTTGTCTCCGATGCTGGTGGACAGCGCTTCCACTAATGATTCCACGCCACCCGTTTGTTTCATCACGGCGGCAAAACCTGCTGCGGCAATCATGATGAAACCAATCATTGCCATCATGTGAACGCCTTTTGTGAATACGTCGTGGGTTTCTTTCCACTTAATCACACCACCAAATGTGAACACCATAAAGCCCGCTAGTCCACCAATGATCATTGAACCCGTAGAAAGCTGCGCAGATAGAGCCACAACGATACCTATTACAGCCACAAGAATACTCTTCTTGTTTATGTGGTCCATATTAGTGTCCACATGGGTCAGCTCTGTTTCTTTGTATTCACGAGGTTTACGGTAGCTGAAGAAAATCGCAATGAGTAAACCAAAAATCATACCAGCGGCAGGGAGTAGCATCGCAACGGGAACTTGGCTTGCGGTGACATTTTCCAGGCCGTTGTCATGCAGGTTCTTCAGCAAAATATTGTTTAGGAAGATACCACCAAACCCGACAGGAAGAACCATGTACGGAGTGACAAGACCAAACGTTAACACACATGCAATCATTCGACGATCGAGTCTAAGTTTCGCAAATACGCCCAACAAAGGTGGAATGAGAATTGGGATAAAGGCGATATGCACAGGAATAACGTTTTGGGAAGACATGGTGACAAGCACTAGCGCGATTAAAACCGCGTACTTCATGCCAGTCGAAGCGGCGCTGTTTTCTTGGCCGTGAATACGTTTGATGACGCTATTCGCGAGCAGGTCAGTAATCCCTGACTTTGAAATGGCGACAGCAAAAGTACCGAGCATGGCATAGCTTAGTGCAATGGTCGCGCCGCCACCTAATCCACTTTCGAATGCAGAGACAGCATCGTTAAGGCTCATGCCTGATACGAGTCCACCAACAATGGCGCTAAATGTCAGAGCAACCACGACATTCACGCGCATCAGTGCCAGCAGCAGCATGATACATACGGAAATTACAACTGGGTTCATATTATTCTCATTGGTTGTGTTTACATTTTATTTATTGTTATCGGTATCAGTATTAATGAGTGGCCAACCGCCTAGGTTTTTCCACTTATTAACTATACCGCAAAAAAGTTCAGCCGTTTTTTGTGTGTCGTATAGGGCTGAGTGAGCTTCTTTGTTGTCAAATTCTATCCCTGCGGTTTTGCACGCTTTAGCCAAAACGGTTTGGCCATAGGCTAAGCCACTGAGTGTCGCTGTATCAAAAGTCGCAAAAGGATGAAAAGGGACCCGTTTTAGTTGGCTGCGCGTACTGGCCGCCATAACAAAACTGTGATCAAAGGTTGCGTTATGGGCAACAATAATGGCGCGGCTACAATCCGCCGCTTTTTGTTCTTTGCGAACAAGTTTATAGATTTCTTTTAGTGCCTCAGACTCTGTGACCGCACCACGCAGTGGGCTAAACGGATCACGGATGCCATTAAATTCCAGTGCTTCTTTTTCTAAGTTTGCACCTTCGAAAGGCTCGACATGAAAGTGAATGGTTGACGCTGGATGGAGATCGCCGTTTTCATCCATTTGTAAGGTAACGGCACAGATTTCTAAAAGTGCATCAGTTTGAGAATTGAATCCTGCGGTTTCTACGTCGATAACCACAGGAAAATAGCCGCGAAATCGTTTTTTCAGCGTCAATGCTTCGTTTTCTACAGTCATGTTGGCTCAAAATTGTGTGACAAGGACGGCATTATTGCAGATTCTTACAGTAAGAAAAACCGGATTATTGAATTAATATTAGTCGATTAGTGGCGGTTTATTTGAGGGCAATTTAGCCAGTAGGGAATAGGACTTGGCTGAGTTTTTGCATTGCTGTTTGGTGTATCAACAAAAAGCGGCAAATTCACGCCTTGCCGAGTTTAAAGAGAAGTCTCCCCGATGAAAAAACTGCTTGCCACAGGACTTACACTAACGATTGCCACGGTATCTTACTCGGCAATGGCGACGGATGTCCGCTACGCTGCATCACCTCAACAATCACAGTGGCAAATGTTGACCAACACACCATTGGAATGCCGTCTTGTACATCCGATTCCAAATTATGGTGATGCGGTATTTTCATCACGTGCGAGTAAAAAAATAAACCTCGATTTCGAGTTAAAGATGAAGCGCCCGATGGGCGAAACTCGGGATGTTTCTTTGGTTTCTATGCCACCCGCTTGGAGGGCAGGAGAAGGGGCTGAGCGCATTACGGATATTCGTTTTTTTCAGCAGTTCGATGGTTACGTTGGTGGGCAAACGGCTTGGAGTATTCTTAGCGAGCTAGAACAAGGTCGATACCCAACCTTTAGTTATCAAGAGTGGCAAAGACGTGATCAACGTGTAGAAGTTGCCCTTTCTTCTGTGCTTTTTCAGCCGTCTTACAATGCATTTAGTGACTGTATTGCCAACCTTTTACCATACAGCTTTGAGGATATTGCTTTCACAATCCTTCACTATGATCGCTCAAGTGTGGAGCTCAACAAACGTTCCCAGAAACGACTTGCGCAAATTGCAGAATATATAAAGCATAATCAGGATATTGATCTGGTATTAGTCTCGACGTATACCGCGTCAGAAGAATCCCAAAGCGCGAGTCAAAGCTTATCTGATCAACGTGCAGAAGTGTTACAAGAGTATTTTAAGTCTCTAGGGTTACCTGAAGACCGCATTCAGGTGCAGGGTTACGGTAAGCGACGCCCAATCGCAGATAATGCTTCGCCAATTGGTAGAGACAAAAACCGTAGGGTGGTGATCTCTCTGGGGCGTACCAACGTTTAATGGTTCCATGCCCCGCTACTGAAAATGTAGGTGGTGGGGCTAAGTTAATCTAAATTTCGCGATCAAGTTACAGTTCGTCACTGTATCAATATCTTGGACGAGTTGCGCTATCTTCGGGTTTGGATGCCTTTTCATAAAGTCTATCAGCGCTTTTCTACAGCACCCCATAGAATCAATAAATGCACTGCAATCAGATTTAGGGCATTGGGGGACAAGCGTTAACACCTTCTCAGAGGCTAACTGAAGATATTTCAGCTCATATTTGGTCTCACCAACGTTTCGCCAGAAGGTGGCCATGTTGTGGCATGAAATCACTGAGATCATTAGCCTGTCTTCGACGTCGACCTCATCTTCTTCACTTAGTCGCTCACTGAGTGTCAGCGCTTGTTGATAGTGAAGGATGCTACGCAGATGATCGTTATCTTTAAGTGCGACATCAGCCAGTAAAGTATGTTTTTCCCATTCTGATATGCCCATCAAGTGATTCTCCTTTAAAAAACTCACAGAAGATTAATTGATAATCATTATCATGTAAAGGCAAATAAAAAGGGCAGCGAATGAGCTACCCTAATCTTGTGAGGTAATTAACCTTCCAAGCCCGCAGATGCTTGCGACATTTGGATTAATTCAATCATGTAACCATCAGGGTCTTTAACAAAAGCGATGTGTGTTGAACCGCCTTTTACTGGACCTGGCTCACGAGTTACATTTCCACCAATGGCTTTGATAGCGTCACAGGTTGTGTAGATATCTTCAACACCAATCGCAATATGACCATAAGCATTGCCTAAGTTGTACTCGGTTGTGCCCCAGTTGTACGTAAGCTCAATAACCGCGCCTTGAGACTCATCACCGTAACCAAGGAAAGCGAGTGTATACTTGTACTCTTCATTTTCGTTGGTGCGTAAAAGGGACATCCCCATGACTTCTGTGTAGAACTTGATGGATTTATCTAAATCACCCACACGTAGCATTGTGTGTAAAATTCTGCCATTCGACATTGTCTAACTCTCCTATTCTTCTGGATATACTTTGTCTTTGTATTCGCAAAGATCTTCAATTATACAGCTTCCGCAGCGAGGCTTACGAGCGACACAAGTGTAGCGACCATGCAGTATCAGCCAGTGGTGAACATCGAGTTTGAACTCTTTTGGTACCACTTTAAGGAGTTTTTCCTCTACTTGATCTACATTTTTGCCCATTGCAAATTTGGTGCGATTTGATACACGGTATATATGTGTATCAACAGCGATTGTAGGCCAGCCAAATGCCGTGTTGAGAACCACATTTGCCGTTTTTCGGCCAACACCTGGAAGGGCTTCTAGCGCTTCGCGATCTTCAGGCACCTCACCGCCGTGTTTTTCTAGCAGGATCTTGCACGTTTTAATCACGTTCTCTGCTTTTGAATTAAAAAGTCCGATAGTTTTAATGTATTCCTTTACCCCATCTACGCCTAGGTCAAATAGCCCTTGAGGTGTATTTGCGACCGGATAAAGCTTATCGGTGGCTTTATTGACGCTGACATCGGTTGCCTGCGCTGACAGTAAAACAGCAATGAGCAGCTCAAATGGTGTGCTCCAGTTGAGCTCTGTTTGAGGGTTTGGGTTGTTTTCCCGCAATCGCTCAAGTATTTGCCTGCGTTTCTCTTTGTTCATGTTGAGGCTGCTTTCCAGTGTAATTTATTTTTGAATTCAATCGTGTTAGTTGGTGACGCGTACGCGCTCGATCGCTGGTTTTTCTTGTTTTGGTTGGCGTGCTGCCACTTTCTTATCAATGATGTTTTTCAAAGCGATGAGTAACCCAACACCAATAAATGCACCTGGCGGGAGTAGGGCCAATAGGAAGCTGCTGTCAAATTGAAAAACTTCGATTCGTAGTGCTTTCGCCCAATCACCTAATAGCAGATCTGCGCCATCGAATAGCGTGCCGTTACCTATGAGCTCGCGCATTGCACCCAAAACGACAAGCGCGCTTGTCATACCTAACCCCATCCAAAACCCATCTTGCGCTGATGGCAGGACAGCATTTTTTGATGCGAATGCTTCCGCTCGGCCAATGATGATGCAGTTGGTTACGATCAGGGGAATAAAGATACCTAATGAGAGGTAAAGCGCATAGGCGTATGCATTCATTAGGAGTTGAACGCAAGTTACTAGAGCGGCAATGATCATAACGAACACCGGAATACGCACTTCTTTTGGCACGTAATCCCTAACAAGAGAGACAGTGACATTGGAGCCAACCAGTACCAATAGTGTTGCAATACCTAACCCAAGCGCGTTGGTGACGGTGGATGAGACCGCTAATAGGGGACAGAGCCCCAAAAGTTGAAC is a genomic window of Vibrio japonicus containing:
- a CDS encoding electron transport complex subunit E, with amino-acid sequence MSDHKTLIKNGLWDNNPALVQLLGLCPLLAVSSTVTNALGLGIATLLVLVGSNVTVSLVRDYVPKEVRIPVFVMIIAALVTCVQLLMNAYAYALYLSLGIFIPLIVTNCIIIGRAEAFASKNAVLPSAQDGFWMGLGMTSALVVLGAMRELIGNGTLFDGADLLLGDWAKALRIEVFQFDSSFLLALLPPGAFIGVGLLIALKNIIDKKVAARQPKQEKPAIERVRVTN
- the gloA gene encoding lactoylglutathione lyase; its protein translation is MSNGRILHTMLRVGDLDKSIKFYTEVMGMSLLRTNENEEYKYTLAFLGYGDESQGAVIELTYNWGTTEYNLGNAYGHIAIGVEDIYTTCDAIKAIGGNVTREPGPVKGGSTHIAFVKDPDGYMIELIQMSQASAGLEG
- a CDS encoding DUF2753 domain-containing protein, translating into MGISEWEKHTLLADVALKDNDHLRSILHYQQALTLSERLSEEDEVDVEDRLMISVISCHNMATFWRNVGETKYELKYLQLASEKVLTLVPQCPKSDCSAFIDSMGCCRKALIDFMKRHPNPKIAQLVQDIDTVTNCNLIAKFRLT
- the nth gene encoding endonuclease III, translating into MNKEKRRQILERLRENNPNPQTELNWSTPFELLIAVLLSAQATDVSVNKATDKLYPVANTPQGLFDLGVDGVKEYIKTIGLFNSKAENVIKTCKILLEKHGGEVPEDREALEALPGVGRKTANVVLNTAFGWPTIAVDTHIYRVSNRTKFAMGKNVDQVEEKLLKVVPKEFKLDVHHWLILHGRYTCVARKPRCGSCIIEDLCEYKDKVYPEE
- the motY gene encoding flagellar protein MotY yields the protein MKKLLATGLTLTIATVSYSAMATDVRYAASPQQSQWQMLTNTPLECRLVHPIPNYGDAVFSSRASKKINLDFELKMKRPMGETRDVSLVSMPPAWRAGEGAERITDIRFFQQFDGYVGGQTAWSILSELEQGRYPTFSYQEWQRRDQRVEVALSSVLFQPSYNAFSDCIANLLPYSFEDIAFTILHYDRSSVELNKRSQKRLAQIAEYIKHNQDIDLVLVSTYTASEESQSASQSLSDQRAEVLQEYFKSLGLPEDRIQVQGYGKRRPIADNASPIGRDKNRRVVISLGRTNV